A stretch of DNA from Maridesulfovibrio sp.:
TGCCTTCCTTGCCGCCCATGGCGATAAGCTGGCTCTGCAGCACGCGGTCCACTTCCATGAGCATCTCCTCGGCCACGGCTTCAAGTCTGGCCAGCCTCATGAGGACTTCGGCCCTTACTCCGCCGGGCAGGTTGGAGATTAGGTCTGCGGCCTGGTCCGGGTGCAGGTGCCCGATGATCAGTGCCAGTGTCTGGGGATGTTCGTTCCTGAGAATCTGTGCGAGTATCTTGGGGCTGACGTTCTGCAGTTCCTGGAACGGGGCCGGGCCGCTTTCGAGGTCCAGTTTGTCCAGAATGAACTTGGCTGTTTCTTCGTCAAGAGATTTGCTGAGCAGCCTTTTGACCTGATCCGCCCCACCCATGAGAAGTTCCGCACCGTAAGCCAGAGTTTCGTTGAACTCCTTGAGCACTTCAAGCACCTGCTCCTTGGGGACTGAATCCATCTCGAGCATGGCCCTGGACACATCTGCAATTTCCTGACGGCTCATGCGCTTGAAGGATTCAGCCGTAAACTTGTCCCCGAGGGCAAGAAGTACGATGGCGGTTTTCTGATTCCCGTTGAACGGCGTTGACAATTTATGCTGCCTCCTGCTTCAGCCAGCTCTTCAGCACCTGCACGGCCTGGTCCATGTTCTTTTCTGAAAGTTGCAGTGCCTGAGCTTTGGCGTTCTCAAGCTTACGTGCCGTATCAAGAGCCTCTTCGTCAAGATCACTTTCGTCAAGTGCAAGTCTTTCTCCTGCTTCGGGCAGTCCTGCGACTTCGTCAATGTCCTCTTCTGCCACACGAGGCTTGATCAGGGCCATGACCACGGGGCGGACGACCAGGACCAGGAAGAGGAAGATAAGCAGTCCGTTGAGGAACGGCTTGCCGAGGCGCTGTGCGTATTCAAGCATTGTGCGCATGAGGCCTTCGTCGCCGAAGAGATCCTGCATGCCGAAGGACATGTTCGAGACTTCAAGAGAGTCGCCGCGTACTTCATCATAGCCCACCGCATTGCGCACCAGTTCGCGGATACGCTGCATTTCTTCTGCGGAGCGAGGTACGTAGGTTACTTCTCCGGTGTCGGGATTCTTCTGATAGGTGCCGTCAACGATGACCGCAACAGTGATTCTCTTCACTTCTCCGACCGGGACTATGATCTGCTGTTCTTCCTTGTTGATTTCATAGTTTGTGGTGCGGGTTTCGCGGTTTGAATCCTGGGTTGTGGCTGTGCCGGTAAATCCGTCGCCGCGGAAGTTTGCTTCGGGAACGCCGCCGTCAACGTTGGCGGTTCCGCGGGTGGTTTCTTCGCTGGTCTGTTCGGATCTGGCAACCTGACCGTCAGGGTCGTAGGTTTCCTGCTTGATAGTGCGCTGTCTGAAATCCAGTTCGGCGTTGACCTTGGCAATGACCTTGTCCGGGCCGACGATGGGAGTAAGCAGGCGCTGGATGCGCTGTTCTATCTTTGCTTCAAGACCGGACTTGTATTCAAGCTGGCTGTTGGTGATGTTCAGCCCCAGTCCTCCGTCATCCTCGGGCTGATAGAGCACCTGCCCGTGCATGTCGGTGATGGTGACTGCGGAAGGCTTCAGCCCTTCAACAGACATGACCACGAGGTTCAGAACACCCTTGATCTGCTTGTCGGTGAGCTTGTCACCTTCCTTGAGCTTCAACACTACGGAAGCGGAAGGTTCGGCCTGTTCTTCGATGAAAAGTGACTTGGCCGGGAGAACCAGATGCACGCGGGCTCTTTCAACCTGCGGAAATTCGCTGATGGTCCTGGCCAGTTCACCCTGCAGGGCGCGCTGGTAGTTTATGCGCTGGATAAAGTCAGTCTGCCCGATCTGGACCTGGTCGAAAATTTCATACCCTATTCCCTGTCCGTGAAGGGCTCCTTCCCCGGCTATTTTGAGCCGCAGGTCGTAAACCTTGTCCGCAGGGACCAGAATAGTGGAACCGTTGTCCTGAATCTTGTAGGGTTCCTTGGTGGACTGCAGCATGGAAACTACGCGGGAAGCGTCTTCCGGGTAGAGCTTGGTGTAAAGAACTCGATACTCGGTCCGGTTAAGCCAGAACACCATGAGGATAAATGCGATTACAACGGTGGCTGCGAGCCCGCCGATGAGAATCCTCTGTGAAACTGTACGGTTGGACCAGAATCCTTTGAATTTATTCAGATATTCGGAGATGAAATCGGGCATATTATTACTCCTGACGATTTTTCAGAAGTAAAAGCAATATGTGGTCCAACTGGCATTTCTCTATTTATTTAAGTGTGTTGTGTGTGTGGCGAAAGGGGGTGTGAGGAAGTTGTAGGGATGAGTGACAAAAAAATGATCTTCAGGGATTGGGGCGGCGGGAACGGATCATTGTAATCCGTTCATTTTTTTGACGTATGACCGGAGCAGGGGTGTCCGGGCCGTAAAAATGAAAAGCAGAGATGTCCGGAACTGTACTCCGGACAGGACTGAGTCCCCCGGCAAAAGGGGGGGCATTTTCTACCGACAGCTTATTCATAACTGCAGTGGGTTCAGGGGCCCTGCCGTGTTTTCGGACACAGGTTTGCATAGAGGTTCTGCGCTCCGGTACGGACGTCCGGCAGCAATACGGAGCAGGGCCGTATAGGCTTCCAGTTTAGTTGTTTAACTGCATCCCGATACTAGAAGGGCATCTTGAGGACTTCCTGATAGGCGGTCATAACTTTGGAGCGCACTGTGCTGGTCATGGTCATGGCAACACTTGCCTTCTGCAGGGAGATCATCAGTTCGTGAACGTTCTGGTTCTTGCCGGATGCGAAATCCTGAATCATGGATCTCTTTTCGGTTTCCAGGTCGTTTACACTCTTTAATGAACTGGACAGGGTTTCCGAAAAGGAATTCGGCTCAGCCTTATCCATGTTCATAGTCTTGTCGAATTTCTTTTCGAACTGCTTCTGGGTCTGGAGGGCGTTTGTGTATGCCTGCATTGCTACATTTCTGATGGCCATCTGTGTTCTCCTTGCGTATTTGCTGCCGATCTTCCGTCAGCCCTAGTTCATGCCTATTCTTACGGCCCTGTTGAACATGTTCTTGGCTGATTCCACAGCCTGAGCATTGGCCTCGTATGATTTGCTTATGGTGATCATGTTGACCATTTCTTCAACCACGTTGATGTCGGGGTAGCGGACGATCCCGTTTTTGTCCGCATCAGGATGGTTAGGCTCGTACACTTCCTTGAACGGCCTGCTGTCGGATACGATTCCCCTTACGGTTACACCCCTGAGCTGCTTGTTCATCTCCTGGTTCATTACCGAATCGAAAGGAGAGAGCAGGGGGGTCGATTCCATGGAGACACTCTTGCGGCGATACGGTCCGCCGTCTTCGGTCCGAGTTGTCCTGGAGTTGGCCATGTTCATTGAAACGACGTTCAGATATTCCCTCTGGGCCTTCAGCCCTGACGCGCCTATTTCAAGTGCTGTCATGAAGTTCATTATCTTGCTCCGCTCTGGATGATTCTGGTCATGCCCTGGAAGTTTTTGCTTATGACCTGAGTCAGGGCATTATATTCCAGAGTGTTTTTAGCCATGGTTACCATTTCCTTATCCAGGTCCACCGAGTTTTCCCCGTGTACAACCCTGGGTTCGAAGTTGGAGAGGACGTCTCCTTTGAATGTACTTGAATCAAATGCTGTGGGGATGTGCATTTTGCTGGTCTTGGTCATTTTGCCTTTTGCATCAAGCCCAAGGGCTTTTTGCAGTTCTCCTTCGAACTCAAGTCTTTTTTCCTTGTATCCAGGGGTGTTGATGTTGGCCAGGTTGGAGGAGACGAGATTCTGACGCTGCAGTCTCAGGTCCAGAACCTTTGCTGTCAAATCAATGTGTCCTTCGAAAAGTCCTTTCATTTATATATCC
This window harbors:
- the fliF gene encoding flagellar basal-body MS-ring/collar protein FliF, which produces MPDFISEYLNKFKGFWSNRTVSQRILIGGLAATVVIAFILMVFWLNRTEYRVLYTKLYPEDASRVVSMLQSTKEPYKIQDNGSTILVPADKVYDLRLKIAGEGALHGQGIGYEIFDQVQIGQTDFIQRINYQRALQGELARTISEFPQVERARVHLVLPAKSLFIEEQAEPSASVVLKLKEGDKLTDKQIKGVLNLVVMSVEGLKPSAVTITDMHGQVLYQPEDDGGLGLNITNSQLEYKSGLEAKIEQRIQRLLTPIVGPDKVIAKVNAELDFRQRTIKQETYDPDGQVARSEQTSEETTRGTANVDGGVPEANFRGDGFTGTATTQDSNRETRTTNYEINKEEQQIIVPVGEVKRITVAVIVDGTYQKNPDTGEVTYVPRSAEEMQRIRELVRNAVGYDEVRGDSLEVSNMSFGMQDLFGDEGLMRTMLEYAQRLGKPFLNGLLIFLFLVLVVRPVVMALIKPRVAEEDIDEVAGLPEAGERLALDESDLDEEALDTARKLENAKAQALQLSEKNMDQAVQVLKSWLKQEAA
- the fliG gene encoding flagellar motor switch protein FliG produces the protein MSTPFNGNQKTAIVLLALGDKFTAESFKRMSRQEIADVSRAMLEMDSVPKEQVLEVLKEFNETLAYGAELLMGGADQVKRLLSKSLDEETAKFILDKLDLESGPAPFQELQNVSPKILAQILRNEHPQTLALIIGHLHPDQAADLISNLPGGVRAEVLMRLARLEAVAEEMLMEVDRVLQSQLIAMGGKEGKKVGGVPAVAEILNAVDRSTEEEVLSEIEEESTQMAEEIRNLMFVFEDIKGLDDRAIRELLKEVSNEELTTALKGASDDLQELFFKNMSERASNMIREDLEIMGPVKLSDVESAQQNIVKNIRRLEDEGRIMISRGSGDVFV
- the flgB gene encoding flagellar basal body rod protein FlgB; the protein is MKGLFEGHIDLTAKVLDLRLQRQNLVSSNLANINTPGYKEKRLEFEGELQKALGLDAKGKMTKTSKMHIPTAFDSSTFKGDVLSNFEPRVVHGENSVDLDKEMVTMAKNTLEYNALTQVISKNFQGMTRIIQSGAR
- the fliE gene encoding flagellar hook-basal body complex protein FliE produces the protein MAIRNVAMQAYTNALQTQKQFEKKFDKTMNMDKAEPNSFSETLSSSLKSVNDLETEKRSMIQDFASGKNQNVHELMISLQKASVAMTMTSTVRSKVMTAYQEVLKMPF
- the flgC gene encoding flagellar basal body rod protein FlgC — translated: MNFMTALEIGASGLKAQREYLNVVSMNMANSRTTRTEDGGPYRRKSVSMESTPLLSPFDSVMNQEMNKQLRGVTVRGIVSDSRPFKEVYEPNHPDADKNGIVRYPDINVVEEMVNMITISKSYEANAQAVESAKNMFNRAVRIGMN